In Brevinematales bacterium, the genomic window GTATAAGAGACAGCTATGTATTCACCAGAGTTCTTACGAAATGAACAAGGAGGAATGGTAGGAAATGTTTTGGAGGGTTAAAGTTACTTTATACTCTGATAGACCTATAGTGTTACCTTTGAATTACAACCACATTCTTCAGTCCTGTATCTACAAAACCTTAACACCAGAACTCTCGTCTTTCCTGCACAGTAAGGGATTTGAAGTAGAGGGACGTGTCTTCAAGTTATTCACATTCTCAAAACTCTTCGGAAAATATAAAGTCTCAAATAGAGTAATTTCGTTTATACCACCTGTTTATTTCTATTTCGCTACATCGGTCAATCTGATAATTGATACTCTCTCTGCGGAAGTGTTGAAGATTAAGCAAGTTAAGATTGGGAATAATCAGTTAACCGTTGAGTCAGTTGATTTTAACATTATAAAACCTTCAAACGAGGTTAAGGTCAAAACTGTATCTCCTATTACAGTCCATATACCTGAAGAAAATAAGAATAGATATCTCTCACCTGATGATGAAAGATTTTTTGAATTTTTGAAGTCAAATCTTAATAGGAAGTTTATGGCAAACTTTGGATATAGTAGTGATGATGTTTTGATAATACCTCTATCTAAGAGATGGAAGAAAGTAGTTACATTTTTCAAGAATACTCCTGTTGTTGGTTGGGAGGGTAGGCTACTACTTAAGGGAGAAGAGAAGATGATAGGTCTCGCACTCTCAACAGGACTAGGTAGCAAAAACTCACAAGGCTTTGGAATGATAATAGAAAGACAACAAATCAGCAGCTCAAATCCATAAACTAGCTAAATGCTTCAGCACCTAAAACTCTATAGATAAACTCCGTATCGCGACACCTCTCTAAACAAAATTCTTAATTTCAATAATGTCAAAATCTTTAAATATATCACGTTGATGAACTTCAAACTTAGCCATAATAATTTGATAACCAGGGTAAAGTATTTTTTCCAAAACCTTATTTTTGTTAATCTCATCAAGCTCACCAAAAATATCATCTATTAGCAAAACTGGCATTACATTAGATTTAACTCTTACATAGTCCGCACAGATTAACTTGAATAATATACTCAAAGTCCTAATTTGACCTTGCGACAAAAAACCCTTAGCTATTTGTCCACCAGTAACAAATATGAAATCATCCAAATGTGGTCCAATTAACGACTTTCCGTATAAGATCTCTTTATTTATCTCACGATTCATTAAGTCTATAACACTCTCTTCTGTAGAAAACAAAATGTTATCAGAATTTAATAAGCTAGATTTATACTTTACTTTCAAATCAAAATCGAACTTTTTTGATAAATTTGAATCTATGTAACTACAAAACTCATATCTACACTTAGTTATTTCAATTAAGTGTTTTGATAGAATCTTATTATAAGTCTTAACAAGTTCAACAGTCTGCTCCAATAGTTTACTATAGTTAATATCCCCTTCCATCTCTTTGAGTTTTTTCAAAACTAAATTTTTCTGTTTAAGAATCTTGTGGTAATTTATCAGATGGTGGTAATACGAAGGTGAAATACTAATCAATACACTATCAACATATCTTCTGCGATAACTTGGACTACCAATAACTAGCTCGTAATCTTCTATTAAAAAAGGTATCGATTTCAAAATACCCGAAGCATTAATTACAGATGAATTTTTATCGTTTATTTTTATCTTCTTTAAAGGTTCACCATCCCTAATTTCATAACCAACAAAAATAGTTTTCTCAACTAAATTTTCTTCTAACGATAAAAGGATATTAAAATTACTCTCCCCTACTCTAACCATATTTCTATCAGTTTCATACGATCGGAGAGGAGAAAAAGTAGAACAATAGTTAATTGCCTCTATTATAGTAGTCTTACCCGAAGCGTTAGGCCCAAGTAATATCGTCTTATCACTAAAAGACAACCTTATTTCTTTGAAAATCCTAAAGTTTTTAAGATAAAGCTCTTTTACCCTCATCTTAGATACCTTGAAAACCTATCTAACCAAAATTCAGCAAGAGGTCTTACTTCATCTGATTTTATGTTCAAAAGTATGTATATAGCTTTTCTTTTCTTATTTATAGCGTAATACGATCTTGCTAGGTAAAGATTTATATAATCCCTATCAATATCATTCTGTGTATTTTTCCTAATCTCCTTGAGTCTTGAAATTGTTAACTTATAGTCTTTCTTCAGAAAATAGTCTCTTAAAACCTTTTTAAAATCTAATTCTTCAGAAAAGTCATCCTGTTGGACAGAAAAATCAACAAAGTTAGTCTGTGTCACTGACAGAACGTTTGTCTGAATCGGAGATACAAAAACTAAGTTAGTTTCATAATTACTTAAACTTACTACCAATTTCGAAGGAATTATACTCAAATCAATATAGTCATATACGTACCTACCATCAAAAACAGGTATTACAGTGTAATAAGTATTAGATTGTAATTCATCAGTAAAGTAGAACTTTTGTAAGTTTGTCGAGAATTGTACAACTTTAATAAGATTAAGCTCTTCAAAATTTACTATTTTTTTACCTACCACCTTAGGTTTATTTGTTGATGAGTAAATATTATAATACAACGATCCAGACACATTTGTAGGTCCCAACCACTCTACCACTATGTTGTTAGCATTCGTAAAATACGAAATGTTATACACAAAACCAAAAGAAAAAGTAGAAATCATCACTAATAACAAAGAAATTACAAATCTCATAAGCAGCATAACATATATTATAACCTACAAAATACAAAAGTTTCAGAGTTTCTAAAAGCAAAACGCTAAACAAATGTTTTAAAACTTTATACTCAGAGATAATTTTTGAGTTTCGATCTCAAGCGAAACATTTTTGCCAACCGAAAGCAAATCGTCAATTCTTTCATTCCACCAACTAGAATATATAAACGGCCTAACAAGATTGTATCCATACCCAACTAGCGTTGTAATACCAAATATACCCCTCAAAAAACTACCTTCTTCTAAACTAGCTGTGACAATTGATGAAATATACGGTGACAAAATACAAACAGCAAATCCACCAACATCACCAAAAATTATACTTCCTAGTCCTGGTATTATATTTAGCACTGAAGCAGTTATAGTAACAAATAAGCTTCTAGAATACATTTCCCTTAATTTTAATCTAGTTTCATAATCTAAATGTAGAGCATCCTGCTTTAGAACCTTGAATTGAATATCATCAAATATTTTACCCTCCTCAATAGACTTTCTTATGACCGACAAAACTTGTGACTTAAAAACTAGTTTTTCTTGTTCATCCTGCACTAAGGTTTTTTGAGTTTTTATATCACCAATTTTTTGTTGTCTTTCTACTTTAACCTCAGCATTCTCATTATCCATCAATATGAAAGACTTATTATAAATAACTTCTTTGGTACCATCATCCCTAACAATAACAGAATATGGTGTTTTCGAAACTATCTTGAGAGAAAAATTAGTGTACCCAGAAACTGAAGATAGAAATTGATCGTTTAGAACAATAGTATAAGTCCTCATTTTGTCAAGGTTTATGCTAACATTAAGAGTAGCAAAAGAAACTAATTTGCCCGAGTAAAATGAAAATATTCTTTGCATTATTCCGTCAGCTATATCAAACAAATCTGCTGAAGTAACAATAAAATCATTTAATTTGACTCCTTGAGAATTGTATATCACTACTTCATAGCTGAAAACATCTCCTTTCTTAGTATAGTAACCCAATATGTACTCTTCGTAACCAGACACAGTCTTAATAACTTCCCTTACATCTCTACCCTTGATATCGAAAGTAGATTCTTTGACGATAACACCAGGATAGTATTTCGCAAATTGCATTATAGATTTAAGTACACCAATGGAAGCACTCGGTATATCTCTACCATCCTTATTGGAAAATGGGAAAATTACAACACTCTTACCGAAAGCAAAAACAGAAATACACATTATAACAAAAGTGAAAAAAAACTGTCTCATGACATTATTATACAATAGTTAGCAATCAAATTTCTATAAAAATTGTAACGTTTAAATTAACAAAATCAGATTTATCTTCCAACAACAAACTCTCCATCAAATAAAACAGGTAGAAGTTTCAGAAAGAAAAAGACTAAATTTCAGTTAATGATGTTGAAAAAATTTCTATAAATAATTATACTAAAATTATGGATATAAAGAAAATAATATCACTGCTTGACGAAATAGAAGAAGATACCAACACAGAAGAACTTGAGATAGTTGCCTTCACTATAAATGAAGCACTTAAAATAGCAAGTAAAGAACTTAACACAGAGATATTTAACCTTGAGTACGAAATAATTGAAAGTGGGAATAGCGGTTTCTTTGGAATTGGTAGGAAACCTTACAGGATTGTTGTTAGAAAAATCGGTAATTTATCTTTCAGTAACTCATCTGAACACCATTCAGATGAAATCATGGCAATAGACGGTAGATTCTTTGTTTCTCATACCACCGATGGCGTTTATATAAAAATATTACCTCCTAAAGGTAATGGAAGATATGTAAGTTACGAAGAAGTTGTGAAGGAAATAGAAGCCAAGGGCATCTTAAACTACGATAGTGGAAAGATAAAGAAAGAAGTTCAATCTCCTTCAGGTATGCCTGTTTTGGTATCTCAGCCAATTTCGACAGATCCTACTGAAGACAGCCAACCTCATATAGAAGTTTTACCTGACGAAAGTAAATCATTACTTACACTTTTAAAACCAGGTATTAGGGGCAAAGTACCTTCACCAAGGGAAATACTCAATCTACTCAAAATGGAAGGTGTCGTACATGGTATAGTTATGGAAAATATAGAAAAAGCAGTATACGAAGGCATTTTCGATGTTCCTATCGAAGTTGCAGTCTGGACACCCCCAGAACCTGGAAAAGATGCTAAAATAAATTACTACATCGATATAAACAAAAGCAATAGTTTTCAATTCAATAAGAACGAAAAAGATATTGTTGATTTACACAAAGTAATAAAAATTGAAAACGTTGTTAAAGGCCAAGTTCTAGCATCAAAAGAACCAGCAACAAAAGGTAAACCTGGTATAACTGTAAAAGGCAAAACCATACCAGCTCCAGATGGTAAAGATATATCTATACAATCTCTAGTAGGCAAAAATGTGGAAATATCACCAGATGGACTTGAGCTTATAGCAAAAGAAGAAGGTCAAGTAGTATTTAAGCAAGGCAAAATAAACGTTGAACCTATACTTGAAATACTCAAAGACATATCCCCAGAAACAGGCGATATTGATTTTGTCGGTAATGTTATAATAAGAGGAAGTGTCAGAGACACATTCAAAGTAAAAGCAGGTGGTAATGTCGATATATGGGGAACTGTGGAAAAAGCAGAAGTAATAGCAGACGGTAACGTAATAGTAAGAACAGGAATACAAGGTAAAGAAGTAGGTAGAATAGTAGCAGGAGGAGATGTAATATCAAAATTCATAGAAAGAGCAAATATCAAAGCAGGTGGCAATGTGATAGCACTTGAATACATTCTACACAGTAATATCGTATCAAAATCAAGGGTATTTTGCTTTGGTAGAAAAGCAAGCATCACAGGAGGTACTGTTAAAGCACTCTACGAAATATCAGCAAAACAACTAGGAGCAGAATCTTGGACAGATACTGTACTTGAAGTTGGATCTGACCCAGAACTACAAGAAATATATGAAGATCTTTCAAGAAGAAAAGAGGAACTCTCAAATAAGATATCCGAACTTAAAAAAGAAGTACTAATCTTCCAACAAATGATACAAAACTTCGGAAGACTACCCCAAGAAAAAGAAGAAAGATATAACACTATCAATACAATGCTTAGAGAATATTCGATAGAATTGGAAAATATCGAAAAAGAAATCAAAGGAATAAAAGAACAACTTGATCAAGCAGTTATAGAAGCAAGAGTTAGTGCTTATGGAATATGTTATCCCAACGTGAAAATAAAAATAAAAGATGCTTTACATATATGTAAAGATCAGTATAAGTTTGTCACATTTAAACGAGAAAATAGAACAATAATAGTAGTACCTTACGAAGAATCTCAAGATATGAGAGAAAAAAAGAAAGAAGTTACAGAAAGAGTAAGAAAACTATAAATTATCTGTATGATACAAGTTTCCATTCACTACCAAACTTTCTAAAAAGATAGTTTGTCTCTCTTTTGACATCAACAGTTTCAGTCCCTTTACCCCTAGGAACAGATCTCTTACAATTCCACTCAACAACAGCTAATGCTAAATTTTCTTTTTCAAAGATTTTGATTTCCTTCACCTTAGGATCTGAAAGAAGATTAATCTCTTTTTTAACTTCCTCATATCTCAAAGGATTTTTAATATCTTCAATTATATTCTCTAAATCTCTCTTTGCCTTACCTTCAGAAAAAGGTAGTATTTTATCAAACTCCATCATAGTATAGTTAGAGAGTATAGACCTTAATACCAAAGATATTTTATAAACATCTCTAGAAAACACTTCTTGTTCACCTCTCGAGTGAAACACAAACAAGAAAATAATCAAAGCAAATATCACAACACTATAAGTTTTCATACATTCTACCTCTCAACAACATTTTTATATCGGAGAATTCAAACAAAATTAAAACAGCTCTAATTAAATTAAACAACATCATAACCTTAAGTGCTTATTATCCTCACGATATTTATTCAAAACAATTTCATCAATTTCTTGAGACTCTTCTTTTTGACTATCCCTTAAAAATTCTTGGTATAACTTTTGTTTTAGTTTCTCAAGTATTTTAACTTCTCTATCTTTCTCAAGATATTTAGCCATAGCTTCCTTAAAAGGTTTTTCCTTTTTCAAAGCATCGATTCGTTTATACTCTTGCATCTTTTCATTTGAGACTATGTATTTATCAAACATC contains:
- the cas6 gene encoding CRISPR-associated endoribonuclease Cas6, encoding MFWRVKVTLYSDRPIVLPLNYNHILQSCIYKTLTPELSSFLHSKGFEVEGRVFKLFTFSKLFGKYKVSNRVISFIPPVYFYFATSVNLIIDTLSAEVLKIKQVKIGNNQLTVESVDFNIIKPSNEVKVKTVSPITVHIPEENKNRYLSPDDERFFEFLKSNLNRKFMANFGYSSDDVLIIPLSKRWKKVVTFFKNTPVVGWEGRLLLKGEEKMIGLALSTGLGSKNSQGFGMIIERQQISSSNP
- the recF gene encoding DNA replication and repair protein RecF (All proteins in this family for which functions are known are DNA-binding proteins that assist the filamentation of RecA onto DNA for the initiation of recombination or recombinational repair.), with the translated sequence MRVKELYLKNFRIFKEIRLSFSDKTILLGPNASGKTTIIEAINYCSTFSPLRSYETDRNMVRVGESNFNILLSLEENLVEKTIFVGYEIRDGEPLKKIKINDKNSSVINASGILKSIPFLIEDYELVIGSPSYRRRYVDSVLISISPSYYHHLINYHKILKQKNLVLKKLKEMEGDINYSKLLEQTVELVKTYNKILSKHLIEITKCRYEFCSYIDSNLSKKFDFDLKVKYKSSLLNSDNILFSTEESVIDLMNREINKEILYGKSLIGPHLDDFIFVTGGQIAKGFLSQGQIRTLSILFKLICADYVRVKSNVMPVLLIDDIFGELDEINKNKVLEKILYPGYQIIMAKFEVHQRDIFKDFDIIEIKNFV
- a CDS encoding FapA family protein — its product is MDIKKIISLLDEIEEDTNTEELEIVAFTINEALKIASKELNTEIFNLEYEIIESGNSGFFGIGRKPYRIVVRKIGNLSFSNSSEHHSDEIMAIDGRFFVSHTTDGVYIKILPPKGNGRYVSYEEVVKEIEAKGILNYDSGKIKKEVQSPSGMPVLVSQPISTDPTEDSQPHIEVLPDESKSLLTLLKPGIRGKVPSPREILNLLKMEGVVHGIVMENIEKAVYEGIFDVPIEVAVWTPPEPGKDAKINYYIDINKSNSFQFNKNEKDIVDLHKVIKIENVVKGQVLASKEPATKGKPGITVKGKTIPAPDGKDISIQSLVGKNVEISPDGLELIAKEEGQVVFKQGKINVEPILEILKDISPETGDIDFVGNVIIRGSVRDTFKVKAGGNVDIWGTVEKAEVIADGNVIVRTGIQGKEVGRIVAGGDVISKFIERANIKAGGNVIALEYILHSNIVSKSRVFCFGRKASITGGTVKALYEISAKQLGAESWTDTVLEVGSDPELQEIYEDLSRRKEELSNKISELKKEVLIFQQMIQNFGRLPQEKEERYNTINTMLREYSIELENIEKEIKGIKEQLDQAVIEARVSAYGICYPNVKIKIKDALHICKDQYKFVTFKRENRTIIVVPYEESQDMREKKKEVTERVRKL